Proteins encoded together in one Cyanobacteriota bacterium window:
- a CDS encoding ABC transporter ATP-binding protein, whose translation MLKIYQHVHRGLRQVPYLGRSLHLVWQAARWWVIIWAGLLGAQGCLPVATVYLSRVVVDRLVIVLGQGTDWQSIQHLLLPMGFMAVVLIVTELLRGLSTWVRTVLGELVRDQITSLVHQQSAAIDFAFYESPDYYDRLYRVRSDASFRPLMLLEQVGDLLQSGITLIAMVGVLLPFGLWLPIALLVSALPSLYTVLHYNQRQHRWWLQRTPEERRAFYYDWLLTEGETAAEMRLFDVSHHFQALYRSLRHRIRKERLTIAQQQSMAEFAASLAALVVTGVAIAWIGWQALQGQRTLGDLALFYQAFNQGQGVMRSVLQS comes from the coding sequence AGTCTGGCAGGCAGCTCGATGGTGGGTCATCATCTGGGCAGGGCTGCTAGGTGCTCAAGGGTGCTTGCCCGTCGCTACGGTATATCTCAGCCGAGTTGTAGTTGATCGGTTAGTGATTGTATTGGGTCAGGGCACAGATTGGCAATCGATACAGCACCTGTTGCTGCCTATGGGGTTCATGGCAGTAGTGCTGATCGTCACAGAACTGCTGCGAGGGCTGAGTACTTGGGTGCGGACGGTGCTGGGGGAGCTAGTGCGCGATCAAATTACCAGCCTTGTTCACCAACAATCTGCTGCCATCGACTTTGCCTTTTATGAATCGCCTGACTATTACGATCGCCTCTACCGTGTTCGCAGTGACGCTAGCTTTCGGCCCTTGATGCTACTGGAACAGGTAGGTGACCTGCTGCAAAGTGGGATCACACTGATAGCTATGGTCGGTGTGTTGCTGCCCTTTGGCCTCTGGTTGCCTATAGCTCTGCTGGTGAGCGCACTGCCATCGCTCTACACTGTGCTGCACTACAACCAACGTCAACACCGCTGGTGGTTACAGCGTACTCCTGAGGAGCGTCGTGCCTTTTACTACGACTGGCTGCTCACAGAAGGAGAAACGGCAGCGGAAATGCGCCTATTTGACGTGAGTCATCACTTCCAAGCGTTGTACCGATCGCTGCGACATCGGATCCGTAAAGAGCGATTGACCATTGCCCAGCAGCAAAGCATGGCCGAATTTGCCGCTAGTCTAGCAGCACTAGTGGTCACCGGGGTTGCGATCGCCTGGATAGGCTGGCAGGCCCTACAGGGGCAACGAACCCTAGGGGACTTAGCCCTGTTTTATCAAGCCTTTAACCAGGGGCAGGGGGTGATGCGGTCAGTATTACAAAGT